The genome window CGGTGCGGTTCTTGGGGAAGCTGATGGCGATGTAGTCCACGCCCATCTGCACCGCGGACCGGAGGTCTTCCATGTCCTTGCCGGTCAGCGCGGGCGCGGTCAGGCCGCCGCCCTGGCGGTTGATGCCCTTGTTGTTCGACAGCTCGCCCCCGACCAGCACCTCGGTATGGATCTCGGTGCCGGCGACGCGGATTACCAGCAGGCGGATCAGGCCGTCGTTCAGGAGCAGGATGTCGCCGGCCCGCACGTCGCGCGGCAGGTCGGGATAATCCAGGCCCACCTTGCCCTGGTCGCCCAGTTCGCAGGCGGCATCGAGGATGAAGGGCTGGCCCGGTTCAAGCAGGACCTTGCCGTCGGCGAACTTGCCGACGCGTATCTTGGGCCCCTGCAGGTCGGCCATGATCGCGACTTCGCGGTCACAGGCCGACGCGGCCTCGCGGACCAGGGCGGCGCGCGCCGCATGGTCTTCCGCCGTGCCGTGCGAGAAATTGAGCCGTACTACATCGACTCCGGCGCGGATCATCCGCGCCAGCGTGTCGGCCGAGCTGGAAGCCGGCCCGAGTGTAGCCACGATCTTCGTGGCACGAGCGGAAGGTGCGTCCACAGGGTCAGGCGCCTTGAGCGGCGCGCTCCTCCAAGATGGCGACCGCGGGCAGGGCCTTGCCTTCCAGGAACTCGAGGAAGGCACCGCCACCGGTCGAGATGTAGCCAACCTGGTCCGCGATGCCGTATTTGGCGATCGCGGCCAGCGTGTCGCCGCCGCCGGCGATCGAGAACGCAGGCGAGGCCGCAATGGCGCGGGCCAGCGTTTCGGTGCCATGCGAGAAGGCGTCGAACTCGAACACGCCCACCGGGCCGTTCCAGACGATGGTGCCGGCCGCCTTGAGCAATTGCGCCAGGCGTTCGGACGTGACGGGGCCGATGTCCAGGATCAGGTCGTCGGCCGCAACGGCATCGGCGGACTTGGTCTCGGCCGGCGCGTCGGCGGCGAAGGTCTTGGCGCACACCACGTCGGTCGGGATGGGCACGGCCGCACCGCGCTTTTCCATGACCTCGATGATGGCCCTGGCCTCGTTCAGCAGGTCGGGCTCGGCCAGCGACTTGCCGATGGGCAGGCCCTTGGCCAGCATGAAGGTGTTGGCGATGCCGCCGCCCACGATGAGCTGGTCGACCTTGTCGGCCAGGCTCTTGAGAATGGTCAGCTTGGTCGAGACCTTGGAACCGGCCACGATGGCCACCAGCGGCCGCTTGGGCGCGCTGAGCGCGCGGCCCAGGGCGTCCAGTTCCGCCGCCAGCAGCGGGCCGGCGCAGGCCACCGGAGCGTAGCGGGCGATGCCGTGCGTGGTGGCTTCCGCGCGGTGCGCGGTGCCGAAGGCATCGTTGACGTAGACGTCGCACAGCGCGGCCATCTTGCGCGCCAGCGCGTCGTCGTCCTTTTTCTCGCCCTTGTTGACGCGGCAGTTCTCGAGCAGCACGACTTCACCGGGCGCGACGGACACGCCGTCGACCCAGTCCGCCACGAGCCGCACGGGCTTGTCCAGCAGCTCGGACAGGCGCTTGGCCACCACCGCCAGCGAATCGGCGGGCGTCAGGGTGCCTTCCGTGGGACGGCCCAGGTGCGACGTCACCATGACGGCGGCGCCGCCGTCCAGCGCCAGGCGGATGCCCGGCACCGAGGCACGGATGCGCGTGTCCTCGGTGATGTTGCCCTGGTCGTCCTGCGGCACGTTCAGATCGGCGCGGATGAACACCCGCTTGCCGTCCAGTTTTCCCTTGGCCGCCAGATCGGCCAGCGTGATGACCTTGCTCATGCTTACTTGGCCGACATCAGCGCCACGGTGGTGTCCAGCATGCGGTTGCTGAAGCCCCACTCGTTGTCGTACCACGACGAGACCTTGACCAGGTTGCCCGTGACCTTGGTCAGCGTGGCATCGAAGGTGCTGGAGGCGGGATCGTGGTTGAAGTCGGACGACACCAGCGGCTCGGTGTTGTAGTTCAGGATGCCCTTGAGCGAACCTTCCGACGCTTCCTTCAGGATGGCGTTGACTTCCTCGACGGTAGTGTCGCGCTTGGCCACGAAGGTCAGGTCGACCACCGACACGTTGATGGTCGGGACGCGGATGGCGTAGCCGTCCAGCTTGCCGTTCAGCTCGGGCATCACCAGGCCGACCGCGGCGGCGGCGCCGGTCTTGGTCGGGATCATGTTCTGGGTGGCCGAGCGGGCGCGGCGCAGGTCCTCGTGGTAGACGTCGGTCAGCACCTGGTCGTTGGTATAGGCGTGCACGGTGGTCATCAGGCCCGAGACGATGCCCAGCTTGTCATGCAGCGGCTTGACCAGCGGAGCCAGGCAGTTGGTGGTGCACGAGGCGTTCGAGATGACGGTGTGTTCCGCCTTCAGCACGTCCTGGTTCACGCCGTAGACGATGGTGGCGTCGACGTCCTTGCCGCCGGGGGCCGAGATCACGACCTTCTTGGCGCCGCCCTTCAGGTGGGCGCCGGCCTTCTCCTTGCTGGTGAAGAAGCCGGTGCATTCGAGCACCACGTCCACGCCCAGCTCGCCCCAGGGCAGCTCGGCCGGGTTGCGGTTGGCCAGCACGCGGATCTTGTCGCCGTTGACGACCATGTAGTCGCCCTCGACCGCGACGGT of Pigmentiphaga sp. H8 contains these proteins:
- a CDS encoding phosphoglycerate kinase is translated as MSKVITLADLAAKGKLDGKRVFIRADLNVPQDDQGNITEDTRIRASVPGIRLALDGGAAVMVTSHLGRPTEGTLTPADSLAVVAKRLSELLDKPVRLVADWVDGVSVAPGEVVLLENCRVNKGEKKDDDALARKMAALCDVYVNDAFGTAHRAEATTHGIARYAPVACAGPLLAAELDALGRALSAPKRPLVAIVAGSKVSTKLTILKSLADKVDQLIVGGGIANTFMLAKGLPIGKSLAEPDLLNEARAIIEVMEKRGAAVPIPTDVVCAKTFAADAPAETKSADAVAADDLILDIGPVTSERLAQLLKAAGTIVWNGPVGVFEFDAFSHGTETLARAIAASPAFSIAGGGDTLAAIAKYGIADQVGYISTGGGAFLEFLEGKALPAVAILEERAAQGA
- the gap gene encoding type I glyceraldehyde-3-phosphate dehydrogenase translates to MTIRVAINGYGRIGRNVLRAHYEGGKKHDIEIVAINDLGDPKTNAHLTRYDTAHGKFPGTVAVEGDYMVVNGDKIRVLANRNPAELPWGELGVDVVLECTGFFTSKEKAGAHLKGGAKKVVISAPGGKDVDATIVYGVNQDVLKAEHTVISNASCTTNCLAPLVKPLHDKLGIVSGLMTTVHAYTNDQVLTDVYHEDLRRARSATQNMIPTKTGAAAAVGLVMPELNGKLDGYAIRVPTINVSVVDLTFVAKRDTTVEEVNAILKEASEGSLKGILNYNTEPLVSSDFNHDPASSTFDATLTKVTGNLVKVSSWYDNEWGFSNRMLDTTVALMSAK